In a genomic window of Cytobacillus sp. FSL H8-0458:
- the hypD gene encoding hydrogenase formation protein HypD, giving the protein MDSMAPFSDPVLSQQSAEAVIQLAKQYIQMHGRKPVFMEVCGSHTMALAKTGVKTRLKEYVQLIAGPGCPVCVTDQRTIDSMISLSNGRGIILCTFGDMMRVPGSRHSLLEAKTKGKDIRVVYSPLDSIRIAEQNPDKEIIFLGIGFETTIPLLAAAIKEAEQRGLTNFSIWMTTKLVEPVLRVLLDAGEIHLDGFLLPGHVSVVLGKESYSFLTEEYRMPGVISGFEPVQLLSSIYKLLQLCIENKAKIINDYPYAVSESGNGAAKSLMKKYLKPGDEDWRGIGTIPNSGLVLKDNYQDFDAKKKFKITIASPRKTKCRCGEVIRGLTVPEECILFNKACTPANPIGPCMVSAEGTCAAHYHYMREE; this is encoded by the coding sequence ATGGACAGCATGGCACCCTTTTCTGATCCGGTTCTAAGCCAGCAGTCAGCAGAAGCAGTCATCCAATTAGCTAAACAATATATTCAGATGCACGGCCGAAAACCTGTTTTTATGGAGGTGTGCGGCTCGCATACAATGGCCCTTGCCAAAACAGGTGTAAAAACGAGATTAAAAGAGTATGTTCAATTAATAGCGGGTCCGGGCTGTCCTGTTTGTGTAACAGACCAAAGAACGATAGACAGCATGATCAGCTTATCAAATGGACGAGGCATCATTCTGTGTACATTCGGGGATATGATGCGCGTCCCGGGATCCAGGCATTCTTTGCTTGAAGCCAAAACAAAGGGAAAGGATATTCGTGTAGTCTATTCCCCATTGGACAGCATACGCATCGCTGAACAGAATCCTGACAAAGAAATAATATTTTTAGGCATAGGCTTTGAAACGACAATTCCATTGCTGGCAGCAGCCATCAAGGAAGCCGAACAGAGAGGTTTAACCAATTTCAGCATTTGGATGACAACAAAATTGGTCGAGCCAGTTTTACGTGTGCTCCTTGACGCAGGTGAAATTCACCTGGACGGTTTTTTGCTCCCCGGCCATGTATCTGTTGTGCTGGGAAAAGAGAGTTACTCTTTTTTAACTGAAGAGTATAGGATGCCTGGAGTCATTTCAGGCTTTGAGCCGGTCCAACTTTTAAGCAGTATTTATAAATTGCTGCAGCTTTGTATAGAGAATAAAGCGAAAATCATTAATGATTATCCTTATGCAGTTTCTGAGTCAGGCAATGGTGCTGCCAAAAGCCTGATGAAGAAATATTTAAAGCCGGGGGATGAAGACTGGCGCGGAATAGGAACAATTCCCAATAGCGGCCTGGTACTTAAAGACAATTACCAGGACTTTGATGCCAAGAAGAAATTTAAGATTACGATAGCTTCTCCGCGAAAGACGAAATGCAGATGCGGTGAAGTCATTCGGGGACTGACTGTTCCTGAAGAATGTATCCTTTTCAACAAAGCCTGCACACCAGCTAATCCAATAGGTCCCTGCATGGTTTCAGCAGAAGGCACATGTGCAGCCCATTACCACTATATGAGGGAGGAGTGA
- the hypE gene encoding hydrogenase expression/formation protein HypE, whose protein sequence is MLQRINLAHGEGGELTHRLIKDVFEKAFGHGEHTKHDSAIFQWKPETIALTTDSYVVKPIFFPGGNIGKLAVAGTVNDLAVSGAVPKFMTAGFIIEEGLPLKDLKEIVHSMADEAEKAGIRIIAGDTKVVEKGSADRLFINTSGIGTVESGHKLQPKHIQKGDSIILSGTIGDHGIAILSAREELGLLTDTVSDCASLNGLIQSLIQTIDGIRLLKDPTRGGLATALVELCEDFHFNCEIDEEFIPIRDDVHGACDILGFDPLYLANEGKMILLVDSKKEEQALQLLRSHPLGENAAVIGQVTGTTNSAGKLYLKTPLGTTRRLQRLAGLMLPRIC, encoded by the coding sequence ATGCTGCAGCGGATAAATCTGGCCCATGGGGAAGGCGGGGAGCTGACACATAGACTGATTAAGGATGTTTTTGAAAAAGCATTCGGCCACGGGGAGCATACAAAGCACGATTCAGCCATATTTCAATGGAAGCCCGAAACGATTGCATTGACAACTGACAGCTATGTAGTAAAACCGATTTTCTTTCCTGGAGGGAATATTGGCAAGCTTGCTGTTGCCGGGACTGTTAATGACCTGGCTGTCAGCGGTGCAGTTCCCAAATTTATGACAGCAGGGTTCATTATTGAAGAAGGTCTGCCCCTTAAAGATTTAAAGGAAATTGTTCATAGCATGGCTGACGAAGCAGAAAAAGCAGGAATCAGGATCATTGCAGGAGACACAAAGGTGGTCGAAAAAGGCAGTGCAGACAGGTTATTCATCAATACTTCCGGCATTGGAACAGTGGAGAGCGGGCACAAACTTCAGCCAAAACACATTCAGAAAGGTGATTCTATTATCTTAAGCGGAACGATCGGAGACCATGGAATTGCAATTCTCAGTGCCCGAGAAGAGCTTGGCTTGCTTACGGACACAGTAAGTGATTGCGCTTCACTCAATGGGCTTATTCAGAGTCTGATCCAAACGATAGATGGAATTCGCCTATTGAAGGATCCGACAAGAGGGGGACTAGCGACAGCACTTGTAGAACTTTGTGAAGACTTCCATTTTAATTGCGAAATTGATGAAGAATTCATTCCCATTCGGGATGATGTTCATGGTGCATGCGATATTCTAGGCTTCGATCCCCTTTATCTGGCAAATGAAGGGAAAATGATTTTACTGGTGGATTCGAAAAAGGAAGAGCAGGCACTTCAATTATTAAGGAGCCATCCTTTAGGCGAGAACGCAGCTGTCATAGGACAGGTAACCGGCACAACTAATAGCGCCGGTAAGCTTTATTTAAAAACACCTTTAGGAACAACACGCAGACTGCAGCGCCTTGCCGGATTGATGCTGCCCAGGATTTGTTAA
- a CDS encoding cytochrome b5 domain-containing protein, protein MQNIRMLQQQVNSLITQARQDIYSISATSDPTAKQVKLQRIWDALTSIQFLNDLLAAHAASSIAPANDRPPMNTMPAGQPISPTAANPAVAVPNQTFTIQDLANYDGKNGRPAYVAVSGVVYDVTNNRAWAAATHFGLVSGRDYTQEFASCHAGQQSILATLPVVGRLI, encoded by the coding sequence ATGCAAAACATCAGGATGCTTCAGCAGCAGGTGAATAGCCTTATAACTCAGGCAAGGCAGGATATTTATTCAATTTCTGCCACTTCAGACCCCACTGCCAAACAGGTAAAACTTCAGAGAATTTGGGACGCATTGACAAGCATTCAATTTCTAAATGATTTACTGGCAGCCCATGCAGCCTCATCCATTGCCCCGGCAAATGATAGGCCACCCATGAACACGATGCCAGCGGGCCAGCCGATATCCCCAACTGCAGCAAATCCGGCAGTGGCTGTTCCAAATCAAACCTTTACAATTCAGGATTTAGCGAATTACGATGGCAAAAATGGCCGGCCTGCTTATGTAGCCGTGAGCGGCGTCGTTTATGATGTAACCAATAACAGAGCGTGGGCCGCTGCTACCCATTTTGGTTTGGTATCTGGAAGGGATTATACACAGGAGTTCGCCTCCTGCCACGCAGGACAGCAATCGATTTTAGCAACTTTGCCAGTCGTCGGGAGGCTGATTTAA
- a CDS encoding hydrogenase small subunit, producing the protein MENYILPPEPLTNEAIAARLTAGARNGIANGSVKKKNLVYLELNGCSGNIISLLNGANPDFEYMIGSMVNLVYSNSLMAAEGEKAIERLMNALDEDYILAVEGAVSLRDNGLYNIIGTWKGKPLTGLEAAKMLGEKASHILAVGACATHGGVSAARPNPSQSVGLQDVLPDKNMIKLPGCPVHPDWFLGTLAHILLYGDPDTDNLGRPLMFYSTLIHDRCPRRPFFDRGIFAEKLGDKTCLFKLGCRGPVTRTDCPTRQWNGHVNWPIGDDTPCIGCAQFGFPDAMAPFISYDTTRVVKDE; encoded by the coding sequence ATGGAAAATTATATTTTGCCGCCGGAGCCATTGACGAATGAAGCCATTGCAGCCAGGTTAACAGCTGGTGCCAGAAACGGAATTGCAAACGGATCAGTCAAAAAGAAAAACCTTGTATATCTGGAGCTCAATGGATGCTCCGGCAATATCATCTCCCTGCTGAACGGGGCAAATCCGGACTTTGAATATATGATCGGGTCGATGGTCAATCTCGTTTACAGCAACAGCTTGATGGCTGCAGAGGGGGAGAAGGCCATTGAACGGCTTATGAACGCATTGGATGAAGATTACATCCTGGCGGTGGAAGGTGCAGTGTCTTTAAGAGACAATGGATTATATAACATCATTGGCACCTGGAAGGGAAAACCGCTTACCGGTTTGGAAGCAGCCAAAATGCTCGGGGAGAAAGCATCTCATATTCTTGCTGTCGGGGCATGTGCCACGCACGGGGGTGTATCGGCAGCCAGGCCAAATCCTTCCCAGTCTGTAGGTTTGCAGGATGTTCTGCCTGATAAAAATATGATTAAACTGCCAGGCTGTCCTGTTCATCCGGACTGGTTTTTAGGAACCTTAGCCCACATTCTTTTATATGGGGATCCGGATACCGATAATCTTGGGCGGCCATTAATGTTTTACAGCACTCTTATTCATGACAGATGCCCCAGGCGCCCTTTTTTCGACCGGGGCATTTTTGCAGAAAAGCTCGGAGATAAAACCTGTTTATTTAAGCTTGGCTGCCGTGGTCCTGTTACCAGGACTGATTGTCCGACAAGGCAATGGAATGGCCATGTGAATTGGCCGATAGGGGATGATACCCCTTGCATTGGATGTGCCCAGTTTGGCTTCCCTGATGCGATGGCTCCTTTTATCAGTTATGACACGACAAGGGTGGTGAAGGATGAGTAA
- a CDS encoding nickel-dependent hydrogenase large subunit: MSKRIVINPLTRISGFMEIEVIVDKNKVVDVKTKGNLFRGFEQMLAGRSPFDAVYFTQRICGICSAAHSVASSAALEDALGIEPSEQGKYLRDIIHCCEFLQNHIRHFYQYTVPDFVRIEGNTLLQTEHTDFRLPKTLNDLISRHYFESLELSRLAHQMLAVLGGKAPHNHGVFIGGITTQATAEKVVHLDSSLQKIAKFIDEKMIPDVFEIAKYYPEYYRLGGGYGNLLTYGAFNHYKDIGTLYVDPLVFTDDGIRPFDEQNIQEKIDYAWFQSPKTTYSPDEMIAEPDRDKDKAYSWVKAPRYAGLPFEVGPLARLILSGEYTNGISAMDRTIARALEAKKIASIMKTLLNLLIPNTNVQKKYELPEEEVSGKGLVDTTRGALGHWIKIKNKKIDFYQIITPSTWDFSTRDENGYMGTAEQALMGTPIHDPENPAEIGRILRSFDPCMSCATHVHTPGKEVKTIQVL; this comes from the coding sequence ATGAGTAAGCGGATCGTCATTAATCCATTGACAAGAATAAGCGGTTTTATGGAAATTGAAGTGATTGTCGACAAGAATAAGGTCGTGGATGTTAAAACAAAAGGAAACCTATTCAGGGGCTTTGAGCAAATGCTTGCCGGCAGAAGCCCCTTTGATGCTGTTTATTTTACCCAGCGTATTTGCGGAATTTGTTCCGCAGCCCACTCAGTAGCCTCTTCGGCTGCTTTGGAGGATGCTCTTGGTATTGAACCGAGTGAGCAAGGGAAATATCTACGCGATATAATCCATTGCTGTGAGTTCTTGCAGAACCATATCCGCCATTTTTATCAATACACGGTTCCTGATTTCGTAAGAATCGAAGGAAATACACTTCTGCAGACAGAGCATACTGATTTCAGGCTCCCTAAAACATTGAATGATTTAATCTCCCGGCATTACTTTGAATCACTAGAACTAAGCAGGCTTGCCCATCAAATGCTTGCCGTTCTAGGAGGAAAAGCTCCACATAACCACGGTGTGTTTATTGGCGGCATCACTACACAGGCTACAGCAGAAAAAGTTGTCCACTTGGATTCCAGCCTTCAGAAGATAGCAAAGTTTATTGATGAAAAAATGATTCCTGATGTTTTTGAAATTGCAAAATATTATCCTGAGTATTATAGGTTAGGCGGCGGCTATGGGAATCTCTTAACATACGGCGCATTTAATCATTATAAAGATATCGGTACCCTGTACGTTGATCCTCTAGTGTTTACCGATGATGGAATCCGGCCATTTGACGAACAAAATATTCAGGAAAAGATAGATTATGCCTGGTTCCAATCACCAAAAACCACTTACTCTCCTGATGAAATGATTGCGGAACCTGATCGTGATAAAGACAAAGCCTATTCGTGGGTCAAGGCTCCCAGATACGCAGGGCTCCCATTTGAGGTAGGCCCTTTAGCAAGACTGATACTGAGCGGAGAATATACAAACGGAATTTCAGCTATGGACAGAACCATTGCAAGGGCCCTGGAAGCAAAAAAGATAGCCAGCATTATGAAAACTTTGCTGAATCTGCTGATCCCAAATACGAATGTCCAAAAAAAGTATGAATTGCCTGAAGAAGAAGTATCGGGTAAAGGGTTAGTCGACACCACCCGCGGCGCTTTGGGACATTGGATTAAAATAAAAAATAAAAAAATCGATTTCTACCAGATCATAACACCATCAACCTGGGACTTTTCTACCCGGGATGAGAATGGATACATGGGAACCGCAGAGCAGGCATTAATGGGAACCCCCATTCATGATCCGGAAAACCCGGCTGAAATTGGACGGATCCTTCGGTCTTTTGATCCTTGCATGTCATGCGCGACACATGTACATACACCCGGGAAAGAAGTCAAAACCATTCAGGTGCTATAA
- a CDS encoding hydrogenase maturation protease — MKKTIILGIGNRLMKDDGAGIYIAEELMNIEENLDCEYIIGESDIDYSLSKLEGAEFVIILDAILSGGNTGDIEVYSLDKTDTHGFLSLSPHNMHLFQALYDQRDKLKGCIIGIEPFDISFQIGLSRELEKKWPEIVSKVKKTIDEILSNRG, encoded by the coding sequence ATGAAAAAAACCATTATTTTAGGAATAGGCAATCGCCTGATGAAGGACGATGGAGCCGGTATCTATATTGCTGAAGAGCTGATGAACATAGAAGAAAACCTGGATTGCGAATACATCATAGGAGAATCCGACATAGATTACAGCCTCTCTAAGCTCGAAGGTGCCGAGTTTGTCATAATCCTGGATGCCATTTTATCAGGGGGTAACACCGGTGACATTGAAGTTTATTCTTTAGATAAGACAGATACTCATGGATTTCTCAGCTTATCGCCGCATAATATGCATCTGTTTCAGGCACTATATGACCAAAGAGACAAATTGAAAGGCTGCATCATCGGTATTGAACCTTTTGATATTTCCTTTCAAATAGGATTAAGCAGGGAACTTGAAAAAAAATGGCCCGAAATCGTAAGCAAAGTTAAAAAAACAATTGATGAAATTTTATCAAATAGAGGTTAG
- a CDS encoding DEAD/DEAH box helicase: protein MQEFLKLGISEELSDILLQHGIAKPTPIQAQAIPAVMEGKDVIAQAQTGTGKTLAFILPILEKMDPNAVQIQALIVTPTRELALQITDEVLKLTKDSDIDVLAVYGGQDVDKQLKKLKKNVQIVVGTPGRLLDHIKRNTIDFSQVDFLVLDEADQMLHIGFLDDVERIIKETPAKRQTMLFSATMPAEIRKLANKHMKEPQYIQIEKTQGPAHSVKQIAIHTIDRAKQGTLIELIQTHRPFLAVIFCRTKRRVTKLYEVLKSNGFECDQLHGDLSQSKREQVMKRFRDAEIQLLVATDVAARGLDVEGVTHVFNYDIPLDPESYVHRIGRTGRAGMKGLAITFYSSADKPLLEAIEKGLKITIPKQNLGNSKDDIMPEAASEKKRPHSKRQTSAGKKINSRKGSQQKSKDDRFSHEKGRKDKSSSPRTGRTKTQGKKKPSPTASRNSSQRRGR, encoded by the coding sequence TTGCAGGAATTTTTAAAACTTGGCATTTCGGAAGAGCTATCTGATATTCTGCTGCAGCATGGCATCGCTAAGCCAACACCTATTCAGGCGCAGGCGATTCCAGCAGTTATGGAAGGAAAGGATGTCATTGCCCAGGCTCAGACAGGAACCGGAAAAACATTGGCATTTATTTTGCCTATTCTGGAGAAAATGGACCCGAATGCCGTTCAGATCCAGGCTCTGATTGTAACACCAACAAGGGAACTGGCATTACAGATAACAGACGAAGTACTGAAGCTTACGAAAGACAGTGATATAGATGTCTTAGCTGTATATGGAGGGCAGGATGTGGACAAGCAGCTTAAAAAGCTGAAAAAGAATGTCCAGATTGTAGTGGGGACACCTGGCCGGCTGCTGGACCATATCAAACGAAATACCATTGATTTTTCACAAGTGGATTTTTTAGTATTGGATGAAGCTGACCAAATGCTGCATATAGGCTTTCTTGATGACGTTGAGAGAATCATTAAAGAAACGCCTGCCAAAAGGCAGACCATGCTTTTTTCTGCAACTATGCCGGCAGAAATAAGAAAACTGGCAAACAAACACATGAAAGAGCCGCAGTATATCCAAATTGAAAAAACACAGGGGCCAGCCCATTCAGTTAAACAAATAGCGATACATACCATCGACCGCGCCAAGCAAGGGACGCTGATAGAGCTGATCCAAACTCATAGACCATTTTTGGCCGTGATCTTCTGCCGTACAAAACGCAGAGTAACCAAATTATATGAAGTACTGAAATCGAACGGTTTTGAATGCGATCAGCTTCATGGGGATTTATCACAATCGAAACGTGAACAAGTAATGAAAAGATTCAGGGACGCAGAGATACAGCTATTAGTTGCAACGGATGTAGCCGCTAGAGGGCTTGATGTCGAAGGTGTCACACATGTTTTTAATTATGATATCCCACTCGATCCTGAAAGCTATGTGCACCGCATCGGGAGAACCGGCCGGGCGGGCATGAAGGGACTGGCCATTACGTTTTATTCGTCTGCCGACAAGCCGCTCCTTGAAGCAATTGAAAAAGGACTGAAAATTACTATTCCTAAACAAAACCTTGGCAATAGCAAAGACGATATCATGCCTGAAGCAGCATCAGAAAAAAAGAGGCCACATTCCAAACGCCAAACCTCCGCTGGAAAGAAAATTAACAGCAGAAAAGGAAGCCAGCAAAAATCAAAAGATGACAGGTTTTCCCATGAAAAAGGCAGAAAAGACAAAAGCAGTTCACCTCGAACAGGCCGTACAAAAACCCAAGGGAAAAAGAAGCCTTCTCCCACAGCTTCAAGAAATTCATCACAAAGACGGGGAAGGTAA
- a CDS encoding branched-chain amino acid aminotransferase, with protein MLKERMEKHLKEQPAELYKKEKEFAQKHGLLIDGHEAGIQNPKDRFNDAYIERGDKETEEVLGQESAGFLNQPIDYFKNHKNEFMYLESKWFDLIGADAVSFETDDVFGNYEVMLGLKLPKKAESAIRAFIDENTVTGTAKYSLMFSQQDGLWDFNFSLNDLEGFKEELSIQDAYQLVYEFLFNLVSEVEETRNK; from the coding sequence TTGTTAAAAGAACGTATGGAAAAGCACTTGAAAGAACAGCCCGCTGAACTTTATAAAAAAGAAAAGGAATTTGCCCAAAAGCACGGGCTCTTGATTGATGGTCATGAAGCAGGAATCCAGAATCCAAAGGACCGCTTTAATGACGCTTATATAGAAAGAGGAGATAAGGAAACAGAGGAAGTTCTCGGACAGGAATCTGCCGGCTTTTTAAATCAGCCAATAGACTATTTCAAAAATCATAAAAATGAATTTATGTATCTGGAGTCGAAGTGGTTTGACCTGATCGGAGCGGATGCTGTTTCCTTTGAGACAGATGATGTTTTTGGCAACTATGAAGTAATGTTGGGACTGAAGCTGCCAAAAAAAGCAGAATCAGCTATAAGAGCATTTATTGATGAAAATACTGTTACAGGCACAGCAAAATACAGCCTGATGTTCAGCCAGCAGGATGGGCTTTGGGATTTTAATTTTTCGCTGAACGACCTTGAAGGCTTTAAAGAGGAACTATCCATACAAGATGCATATCAGTTAGTTTACGAATTTCTTTTTAACCTTGTGTCAGAAGTGGAAGAAACGCGCAATAAATAA
- a CDS encoding fatty acid desaturase, whose product MTSKQKQLNLKKQMAPYEKSDLTKSILQLVNTLGPFFLLWFLAYKSLSISYFLTLGISVVAAGFLVRIFIIFHDCCHHSFFKNRKANKIIGTITGILTVFPYHQWQHDHNVHHATSGNLDKRGTGDIWTLTVKEYQDASWSTRAAYRIYRNPFVMLGLGPIYVFLLKNRFNRKGARKNERINTYLINAAIAGLYAFLCWTIGWEAFLMVQGPIFMISGAAGIWLFYVQHTFEDSYFEEDDKWEYVKAAVEGSSFYKLPKVLQWLTGNIGFHHIHHLSPRVPNYNLESAHYNTAELQNVPTITLSTSLKSLQFRLWDEEAQDFTGYGAAKQSAVSKKQSRTKTASVKP is encoded by the coding sequence ATGACTTCAAAACAAAAACAACTCAACTTAAAAAAACAAATGGCACCTTATGAAAAATCTGATTTAACAAAAAGCATCCTGCAGCTTGTCAATACGCTGGGACCATTTTTCCTGCTGTGGTTCCTTGCTTACAAGAGCCTGAGCATTTCTTACTTTCTGACGCTTGGCATATCTGTCGTTGCAGCAGGCTTTCTGGTCAGGATCTTCATTATATTCCATGATTGCTGCCACCACTCCTTTTTCAAAAACCGTAAAGCAAACAAAATCATTGGCACCATCACAGGGATTCTGACCGTCTTTCCTTATCACCAATGGCAGCATGACCACAATGTTCACCATGCAACCAGCGGTAATCTGGACAAACGCGGTACAGGAGATATCTGGACACTGACAGTGAAAGAATATCAGGATGCGTCATGGTCGACTCGTGCAGCATACCGAATCTACCGCAATCCGTTCGTTATGTTAGGTTTAGGCCCTATTTATGTGTTTTTGTTAAAAAACCGTTTTAACAGAAAAGGGGCAAGAAAGAATGAACGCATCAATACGTATCTTATAAATGCGGCCATCGCCGGTTTGTATGCGTTCCTGTGCTGGACTATCGGGTGGGAAGCATTCCTGATGGTGCAGGGGCCGATCTTTATGATTTCAGGAGCAGCCGGGATTTGGCTTTTCTATGTACAGCATACATTTGAAGACTCATATTTTGAAGAAGATGATAAATGGGAGTATGTTAAAGCTGCTGTAGAAGGAAGCTCCTTTTACAAGCTGCCGAAAGTGCTTCAGTGGCTTACAGGGAACATCGGGTTCCATCATATTCATCACTTAAGCCCACGCGTTCCTAACTATAACCTTGAAAGCGCCCATTATAATACAGCTGAACTTCAGAATGTGCCGACGATTACTCTTTCTACCAGCCTGAAGTCACTCCAATTCCGCTTATGGGATGAAGAAGCACAGGACTTCACCGGGTACGGAGCAGCAAAGCAGTCTGCCGTCAGCAAAAAACAGAGCAGAACTAAAACGGCATCTGTGAAGCCGTAA
- a CDS encoding sensor histidine kinase, with amino-acid sequence MLKKHLNALKSSGISPYIWSVFSILPFYFIFRSTSKITIAVGIILTILFFISLRFAFISRKWPVYLWTGILISISITMTILFSFIYFAFYIAYYNGHIKNRIAFLTLYVIHLIATTISININFVTQKPLFLEQIPFIIIIWISVILLPFNIHNKKKQEKLEEQLEDANKRIADLVKQEERQRIARDLHDTLGQKLSLIGLKSDLARKLISKDPDQAKEELIDVQQTARTALNEVRKMVSQMRGIRLKEEIILVKQILKAASIEFIGEEDIKLKNVSLFLENILSMCMKEAVTNVVKHSKATECRIRIEQTWNEVSITVRDNGVGMNPSTDVGKGSGLLGLGERLDFVNGSLEIVSENGTTIIMKVPTVVKEPNKEERA; translated from the coding sequence ATGTTAAAAAAACATTTAAATGCATTGAAAAGTTCAGGCATTTCTCCATATATATGGAGTGTATTCAGCATTCTGCCGTTTTATTTCATCTTCAGATCCACATCTAAAATTACCATAGCCGTCGGAATTATCCTGACTATACTCTTTTTTATATCGCTGCGTTTTGCCTTTATATCGCGGAAATGGCCTGTCTATTTATGGACTGGCATCTTAATCAGCATATCGATCACAATGACCATTCTCTTTTCATTTATTTACTTTGCATTTTATATTGCTTATTACAATGGCCATATCAAAAACAGGATTGCCTTTTTAACGCTGTATGTCATCCACCTGATCGCAACCACCATCTCCATAAACATTAATTTTGTCACCCAGAAGCCATTATTTCTCGAGCAAATCCCTTTTATTATTATCATTTGGATCAGTGTGATTTTGCTTCCTTTTAACATTCACAATAAGAAAAAGCAGGAAAAGCTTGAGGAACAGCTCGAGGATGCCAACAAAAGGATTGCGGACCTCGTCAAACAGGAAGAAAGGCAGCGGATTGCCCGAGATCTTCATGATACACTCGGACAAAAATTGTCTCTTATCGGGTTAAAAAGCGATCTGGCCAGGAAGCTCATCAGCAAGGATCCTGACCAGGCAAAGGAAGAGCTTATAGACGTTCAGCAAACCGCCAGAACAGCATTAAACGAAGTAAGAAAAATGGTTTCCCAGATGAGGGGAATCAGGCTGAAGGAAGAAATTATCCTTGTTAAGCAAATTTTAAAGGCCGCTTCTATCGAATTCATCGGAGAAGAAGATATCAAATTAAAGAATGTGTCACTCTTCCTTGAGAATATTCTAAGCATGTGCATGAAAGAAGCTGTAACAAACGTAGTAAAACACAGTAAGGCGACAGAATGCCGTATCCGCATTGAACAAACCTGGAATGAAGTCAGCATTACTGTTCGGGATAATGGGGTAGGCATGAATCCCTCAACAGATGTAGGCAAGGGGTCCGGACTGCTTGGCTTAGGAGAGCGGCTCGACTTTGTCAACGGAAGTCTTGAGATTGTATCTGAGAATGGAACAACGATTATAATGAAAGTACCAACAGTCGTGAAGGAACCAAACAAGGAGGAGAGGGCATGA
- a CDS encoding response regulator transcription factor, with amino-acid sequence MIKIVIAEDQRMVLGALGSLLNLEDDMEVIGKASNGKEAISLVKTLKPDVCIMDIEMPEKSGLDAAEELRDSGCKVIILTTFARSGYFQRALKAGVRGYLLKDSPSEELASSIRNVLEGRRIYAPELMDDVYGEENPLTDREKEVLELIADGKNTKEIADQLSIKTGTVRNYISAILDKLEVTNRIEAITQSKEKGWFK; translated from the coding sequence ATGATAAAAATCGTCATAGCTGAAGATCAGCGGATGGTGCTTGGTGCGTTAGGATCTCTGCTAAATCTTGAAGACGATATGGAGGTCATTGGGAAAGCTTCGAATGGAAAAGAAGCCATATCCCTTGTCAAAACTCTTAAACCGGATGTATGCATTATGGATATTGAAATGCCGGAAAAAAGCGGCCTGGATGCGGCGGAAGAATTAAGAGACAGCGGCTGCAAAGTTATAATTCTGACAACCTTTGCGAGATCAGGCTATTTCCAGCGTGCTCTAAAAGCCGGTGTAAGAGGTTACTTGTTAAAAGACAGCCCAAGTGAGGAGCTGGCAAGCTCTATCAGAAACGTCCTGGAAGGAAGGCGCATCTATGCACCTGAATTAATGGATGATGTCTATGGCGAAGAAAACCCTCTGACAGACCGGGAAAAAGAGGTTCTAGAGCTGATAGCGGACGGCAAGAACACTAAAGAAATTGCCGACCAGCTCAGCATTAAGACAGGAACCGTGCGCAACTATATCTCGGCTATTCTTGACAAACTCGAAGTTACGAACAGGATTGAAGCCATAACCCAATCCAAAGAGAAGGGCTGGTTTAAATAG